One genomic segment of Oncorhynchus kisutch isolate 150728-3 linkage group LG15, Okis_V2, whole genome shotgun sequence includes these proteins:
- the dhx40 gene encoding probable ATP-dependent RNA helicase DHX40 — MSKRTKWDTKGDLDESKNLPIYQHKATLQQAVKDNSFLVVTGETGSGKTTQLPQYLHQAGFWSNGKIGITQPRRVAAITVAQRVSQEMHCSLGREVGYQVRFDDCTTQDTVVKYMTDGCLLREILADPVLSQYSVVILDEAHERSLNTDILLGLLKQTLSSPDKASKGRCVPLKVVVMSATLETDKLSVFLGGCPVFTIPGRTFPVTSKFSCAIGPKDTESSVYVKEVVKVALDVHTSEMAGDILVFLTGQSEIEKACDMLYEKAESIDYRYDVQDHKVEGLLILPLYGSMPTDQQKQIFQPPPPGIRKCVVATNIAATSLTINGIKYIVDSGFVKQLNHNSRVGMDILEVVPISKSEALQRAGRAGRTSAGKCFRIYSPAFWEKCMPEYTVPEIQRTSLTAVILTLKCLGVHDVIRFPYLDRPEERFILEALKQLYQCDAIDRRGKVTRLGELMVEFPLPPGLTRALLQAASLGCEDLLLPVAAMLSVENIFIRPGHPEKQKEADKKHRQLGVQAGSCNDFTMLLSVFEKCKASDAPSAWCKDNYIHWRALKSAFSVETQLREILLRLQKKRDFPMEKFDGNKSELFRRCLCTGYFTNVARRSVGKVFCTMDGHGSMVHIHPSSTLFDQEAQLDWVIFHDLLVTSRIYIRTVCPIRYDWVKDLLPKLHEVDVYELSSVAREEVTDEEVAKWVTKEAAKRQTEGSAEDVFKKLEKRNDESSVRDARARYLQRKQERQQGKAS, encoded by the exons GATTTTGGAGTAATGGCAAGATTGGCATCACCCAGCCTCGGAGAGTAGCAGCCATCACTGTAGCCCAGAGGGTATCacaggagatgcactgcagtctGGGTAGGGAGGTCGGATACCAAGTGCGCTTCGATGACTGCACGACACAG GACACGGTGGTGAAGTACATGACGGATGgctgtctgctgagagagatccTGGCAGACCCAGTTCTGTCTCAGTACAGTGTGGTCATTTTGGATGAAGCCCATGAGAGGAGCCTTAACACT GACATTTTGCTGGGTCTGTTGAAGCAGACCCTCTCCAGTCCAGATAAGGCCTCTAAGGGTCGCTGTGTCCCCCTGAAGGTGGTGGTAATGTCAGCCACACTGGAGACAGACAAGCTCTCTGTGTTCCTGGGAGGCTGTCCTGTCTTCACCATCCCTGGAAGAACCTTTCCCGTCACCTCCAAGTTTAGCTGTGCCATAGGACCAAAAGATACAGAGAGCTCTGTTTACGTTAAAGAG GTTGTCAAGGTGGCATTGGATGTGCACACCAGTGAGATGGCTGGGGATATCCTTGTGTTTTTAACAG GACAGTCTGAGATTGAGAAGGCCTGTGACATGCTGTATGAGAAGGCTGAATCCATAGACTACCGTTACGATGTGCAGGACCATAAAGTGGAGGGGCTGCTGATCCTGCCCCTGTACGGATCTATGCCCACTG ATCAGCAGAAGCAGATCTTCCAGCCTCCCCCTCCAGGTATAAGGAAATGTGTGGTGGCCACCAACATTGCAGCAACGTCCCTCACCATCAATGGAATAAA GTATATTGTTGACAGTGGGTTTGTGAAGCAACTCAACCACAACTCACGGGTTGGTATGGACATCCTCGAAGTGGTTCCAATTTCAAA GAGCGAGGCCCTGCAGAGAGCGGGCCGGGCAGGGAGAACCTCCGCCGGGAAGTGCTTCCGGATCTACAGTCCGGCGTTCTGGGAGAAGTGCATGCCGGAGTACACAGTTCCAGAGATCCAGAGGACCAGTCTCACTGCTGTCATCCTCACACTCAAGTGCCTGGGAGTTCATGATGTCATCAG GTTCCCTTACCTGGACCGTCCAGAGGAGAGGTTCATCCTAGAAGCATTGAAACAGCTTTACCAATGTGACGCCATCGACAG GAGAGGTAAAGTGACCCGGCTTGGTGAGCTGATGGTAGAGTTCCCCCTGCCCCCAGGGCTGACCCGGGCCTTGCTCCAGGCTGCCTCCCTGGGCTGTGAGGACCTCCTGCTGCCTGTAGCTGCCATGCTGTCTGTGGAGAACATTTTCATCAGGCCAG GCCATCCAGAGAAGCAGAAGGAGGCAGATAAGAAGCACAGGCAGTTGGGTGTGCAGGCGGGCAGCTGTAATGACTTCACCATGCTGCTCAGTGTGTTTGAGAAGTGCAAGGCCAG TGATGCCCCTTCAGCATGGTGTAAAGACAACTATATACACTGGAGGGCGTTAAAGTCAGCCTTCAGTGTGGAGACCCAGCTCAGAGAGATCCTCCTAAGACTACAAAAG AAGAGAGATTTCCCTATGGAGAAGTTTGATGGAAATAAGAGTGAGCTGTTCAGGAGATGTCTATGCACTGGTTACTTCACCAATGTGGCAAGAAG GTCAGTTGGGAAGGTGTTTTGCACAATGGATGGGCATGGATCCATGGTTCACATTCATCCATCATCAACG CTCTTTGACCAGGAGGCCCAGCTGGACTGGGTGATCTTCCATGATTTGCTGGTCACTTCGCGGATTTACATCCGGACGGTGTGCCCCATCCGCTATGACTGGGTGAAGGACCTGCTTCCTAAGCTCCATGAGGTGGATGTGTACGAGCTGAGCAGCGTGGCCAGAGAGGAGGTGACGGACGAGGAGGTGGCCAAGTGGGTGACCAAGGAAGCAGCTAAAAGACAAACTG AGGGGTCTGCTGAAGACGTGTTCAAGAAATTGGAGAAACGGAACGATGAAAGCTCTGTGAGGGATGCCCGTGCTCGCTACCTACAGAGAAAACAGGAGCGGCAACAAGGCAAAGCAtcgtga